The following is a genomic window from Gemmatimonadota bacterium.
GATATGCGGGTTGTGATTCTCGGTGCCGGTGGTGTGGGTTCGGTTGTCGCCGGGCATCTCGCCCTGCATGGGGTAGACACCGTCATGATAGCCCGGCCAGGTCACGCGCGGGCGGTCCAGCAAAACGGTCTGCGCCTCACCGGCCTGTCCGATTTTCGGGTCCGGCTACCAGCGTACGCCGATGCTTCCGCCCTCGACACGGCCGATGTCCTGTTGATTACCGTGAAGACCAAGGACATGCCGCGCGCCTTGGCCAGCGTCAAACATCTCCAGGTTGACACGGTCGCCTCACTTCAGAATGGCGTGGTGAAAAACGCTCAGATGGCTCGCGTTTTTGGTGCGCCTACCGTCGTTGGCGCGACCACCATGATCGGCGCGACCCTCGTCCGCGATGGCGAGGTCCATTATAGCCTGGACGGGATTACGTTCTTTGGCGAACCGGACGGCACGCGCTCAACGCGGGTCGACCGTCTTGCTCAGACGTTTATTGACGCCGGACTCAAGGCGGCCGCGGTCGAGAATATCGTCTCNNNNNNNNNNNNNNNNNNNNNNNNNNNNNNNNNNNNNNNAAACCCCTTTGCCCCGCTGGCTGCCCTGACCCGCCTGCCGGTCCATTTGGTCTGGTCGAGCCCGGAACTGGCGACCCTCTCAGTCCATATGTTTCGAGAAGTGGCGGCCGTTGCGGATGCCCTCGGCATTCCCCTGTCCGACCATGCGGCCTGGAGCCTGTTCGATCAGCAGACGCTCCGGGACGCCCCCTTCGACGAGGCCGTGCGGATGCTCGTGCGGGTGGGACAACAGGTGGCACGGAGCGGACGGACGCAGATTATTCCGTCCATGCTCCAAGATGTCCTGGCAGGAAAAAAAACGGAGATCGAAGAGACCGTCGGACACGTCTTCAAGGAAGGCCAGCGCCTCGGCATTCCCGTCCCCTACACCGAGTTTGCCTATCGTGCGGTCAGAGCCATAGAGGACGATTACCCCGCCCGGCTTGACACCCCCGAGTGAAGGCTGACCG
Proteins encoded in this region:
- a CDS encoding NAD(P)-binding domain-containing protein, with product MRVVILGAGGVGSVVAGHLALHGVDTVMIARPGHARAVQQNGLRLTGLSDFRVRLPAYADASALDTADVLLITVKTKDMPRALASVKHLQVDTVASLQNGVVKNAQMARVFGAPTVVGATTMIGATLVRDGEVHYSLDGITFFGEPDGTRSTRVDRLAQTFIDAGLKAAAVENIVS